One genomic segment of Hydrocarboniclastica marina includes these proteins:
- a CDS encoding diguanylate cyclase, which produces MAVRDALAFWRRIPLRSQVFAGLALPIVVVAAMSWIVEQSLQSAEELSAEAEQNIRGIVVRSETLNAILDAETGERGYVITGDRNFLEPYTSAQADFMVSAKEWRALNGNGSGEALDRVAALYQRWRDNVAEPVIYARAQSPGRLFNLSFEALYHVRALQAQLDAGLPLEDIAAQRLPDGQFEFEEPLRRAVRLSRGTVREDNWLQASLYGARLESALTPQPGPDSNTNTDTNTDTDSQEAQEAQELATQLADLLKELTRAAQEADELAVEIVASGSGSRLMDEIRTEVEQSIAAKEQEQLELAQEAREEMRLVKLLSTVLPVAGVGIGLALLLIMQLDTIRSIGRLRSATKRIEQGDLDARVEDPRSDELGALGQGFNRMAERVQGLERETRLLDSLQAMLISSNSEAEAYESTARAIEKLLPRLSGALYVLAASRDFAERTVSWGVGQTPVSRFHPEDCRALRIGRTHRVSPESAELFCPHVESAQLALSICIPLTTRDEVLGTLFLSAEHLPEGKIDPHELTLAKTVAERLALSLSNLRLAEKLRRQSVRDPLTGLFNRRYLEETFDRELARMERSGKHLAAVAVDVDHFKRFNDTFGHEAGDLVLKELAAQMVGVVRSGDIACRFGGEEFILVLPEAGREVAQARAEELRTRIEQLELHYGGRSLGSLTVSLGIAVYPEHAQTKEALLRMADNALYTAKHEGRNCVIISAGPSVGNG; this is translated from the coding sequence TTGGCTGTTCGTGACGCGTTGGCATTCTGGCGTCGAATCCCGCTTCGATCTCAGGTTTTTGCCGGTCTGGCCCTGCCGATCGTGGTCGTCGCAGCAATGTCGTGGATCGTTGAACAGAGCCTGCAAAGCGCTGAGGAATTGTCTGCAGAAGCCGAGCAGAACATTCGTGGCATTGTGGTGCGGAGCGAGACACTCAACGCGATACTGGACGCCGAAACCGGTGAGCGCGGCTACGTCATCACCGGCGACCGCAACTTCCTTGAGCCTTATACCAGTGCGCAAGCTGATTTTATGGTGTCCGCAAAAGAATGGCGGGCGCTCAACGGTAACGGCAGCGGTGAGGCCCTGGATCGGGTTGCCGCTCTTTACCAGCGCTGGAGGGACAATGTCGCCGAGCCGGTGATCTATGCGAGGGCGCAATCGCCAGGGCGGCTGTTCAACCTTAGCTTCGAAGCGCTCTACCATGTCAGGGCGTTGCAGGCGCAGCTGGATGCGGGGCTTCCACTTGAAGATATTGCAGCTCAACGGCTGCCGGACGGTCAGTTCGAGTTCGAGGAACCGCTGCGCCGGGCTGTAAGGTTGTCCCGTGGCACAGTACGCGAGGACAACTGGCTGCAGGCAAGCCTCTACGGAGCGCGCCTGGAGTCCGCGCTGACCCCGCAACCAGGCCCGGACTCCAACACCAACACCGACACCAACACCGACACCGACAGTCAGGAGGCGCAGGAGGCACAGGAACTGGCCACCCAGCTGGCGGATCTGCTGAAAGAGCTCACTCGGGCGGCGCAGGAAGCAGATGAACTGGCCGTAGAGATTGTTGCTTCGGGCAGTGGCAGCCGTTTAATGGACGAGATAAGGACCGAGGTCGAGCAGTCCATCGCTGCCAAGGAGCAGGAACAACTCGAGCTGGCGCAGGAAGCCCGCGAAGAGATGCGCTTGGTGAAGCTACTGTCGACGGTGCTACCGGTTGCCGGGGTTGGGATCGGCCTGGCGCTACTGTTGATCATGCAACTGGATACCATCCGCAGCATAGGGCGCCTGCGTTCGGCAACAAAACGCATCGAGCAGGGCGACCTTGATGCCCGGGTAGAAGATCCGCGTTCGGATGAGCTAGGCGCCCTTGGCCAGGGCTTTAACCGGATGGCGGAGCGGGTCCAGGGGCTCGAACGTGAAACCCGGCTGCTCGACAGCCTGCAAGCCATGCTGATCTCTTCCAACAGCGAAGCCGAAGCCTACGAATCCACAGCCAGGGCGATCGAAAAGCTGCTGCCGCGCCTGAGTGGCGCGCTTTATGTGCTGGCGGCCTCGCGCGATTTTGCTGAGCGTACCGTCAGCTGGGGCGTTGGACAGACACCGGTAAGCCGGTTTCATCCGGAAGACTGCCGGGCTCTGCGTATCGGACGTACCCACCGGGTTTCACCGGAGTCCGCAGAATTGTTCTGCCCGCACGTTGAGTCAGCGCAGCTGGCTCTCTCAATATGTATCCCTCTCACGACCCGGGACGAAGTGTTGGGCACGCTCTTCCTCTCAGCGGAGCACTTGCCTGAGGGCAAGATTGACCCACACGAGTTGACCCTGGCCAAGACTGTGGCCGAGCGGCTTGCGCTCTCGCTCAGTAACCTTCGTCTGGCAGAAAAACTGCGCCGCCAGTCGGTGCGCGATCCGCTTACCGGGCTGTTCAACCGGCGCTACCTGGAAGAAACCTTTGACCGGGAGCTGGCCCGCATGGAACGCTCCGGCAAACATCTGGCTGCGGTTGCTGTGGATGTGGATCACTTCAAGCGCTTCAACGACACTTTTGGCCACGAAGCGGGTGATCTCGTCCTTAAAGAGCTCGCGGCGCAGATGGTCGGGGTGGTGCGATCCGGCGACATTGCCTGCCGCTTTGGCGGCGAGGAGTTCATACTGGTGCTGCCCGAGGCCGGTAGGGAAGTAGCCCAGGCTCGCGCAGAGGAACTGAGAACCAGAATTGAACAGCTCGAGCTCCACTATGGTGGTAGATCCCTCGGCTCGCTTACCGTTTCGCTGGGCATCGCCGTTTATCCCGAGCACGCCCAAACCAAGGAAGCTTTGCTGCGAATGGCCGACAATGCGCTTTATACCGCTAAACACGAAGGTCGGAATTGCGTCATCATCAGCGCCGGCCCATCCGTCGGCAACGGTTAG
- a CDS encoding calcium/sodium antiporter has product MTLMPFLYLALGLVLLVAGAEVLVRGATRLAAAFGISPLVVGLTVVAFGTSAPEMAVSVQSSLSGTGDIALGNVVGSNIFNVLAILGLSALVVPMLVSRQLIRQDVPVMVAASVLAFALAFDGTLGRIDGLVLFAGIIAYTAFLIVSSRRQQKLANDEFAREYGPAEAPQSDSWLKNASFVAAGLVLLVVGSDLLVSGAVVLARALGLTELVIGLTIIAAGTSLPEVATSITAALKGERDIAVGNVVGSNIFNLLAVLGLASLVAPEGLAVPASALAFDFPVMLAVAIACLPIFFSGYVVNRWEGLLFLGYYVAYTTHLVLSAGGTNAPGLFQQAMVWYVMPLTAVTLLVIGIRSWRAQ; this is encoded by the coding sequence ATGACATTGATGCCGTTTCTGTACCTGGCCCTGGGCCTAGTGCTTCTGGTTGCGGGTGCGGAAGTTCTGGTCAGGGGGGCGACGCGCCTCGCGGCGGCGTTCGGGATTTCTCCACTGGTCGTCGGGCTGACTGTGGTGGCTTTTGGCACCAGCGCACCCGAGATGGCGGTTAGTGTTCAGTCGAGTCTATCCGGTACAGGCGATATCGCGCTCGGCAATGTCGTTGGCAGCAATATTTTCAACGTCCTGGCCATTCTCGGGCTGTCGGCACTGGTAGTGCCAATGCTGGTTTCCAGACAGTTGATCCGCCAGGACGTCCCGGTCATGGTGGCTGCGTCCGTGCTGGCCTTTGCGCTCGCCTTTGACGGCACGCTGGGGCGTATTGATGGCCTGGTACTTTTTGCGGGAATCATCGCCTATACCGCTTTTCTGATCGTGAGCAGCCGGCGCCAACAGAAACTGGCCAACGATGAGTTTGCCCGCGAGTACGGCCCGGCTGAGGCACCTCAGTCAGACTCCTGGTTAAAGAACGCATCGTTCGTGGCCGCTGGCCTGGTCCTGCTTGTGGTGGGCTCAGACCTGCTTGTGAGCGGTGCGGTTGTGTTGGCGCGCGCGCTGGGGCTGACTGAACTCGTCATCGGCCTCACCATTATCGCGGCAGGCACGTCCCTGCCGGAAGTAGCCACGTCCATAACCGCGGCGCTAAAAGGTGAGCGCGATATTGCAGTTGGTAATGTGGTCGGCAGCAACATATTCAACCTGTTGGCCGTGCTGGGGCTGGCGTCGCTGGTCGCCCCAGAGGGTCTTGCGGTACCTGCCAGCGCACTAGCTTTCGACTTTCCCGTTATGCTCGCGGTGGCCATTGCCTGCCTGCCCATTTTCTTCTCGGGCTACGTGGTCAATCGCTGGGAAGGGCTACTGTTCCTGGGCTATTACGTCGCTTACACAACACACCTTGTGCTCTCGGCCGGTGGCACAAATGCCCCTGGGCTGTTCCAGCAGGCGATGGTCTGGTATGTCATGCCGCTCACCGCAGTGACCTTGCTGGTTATCGGCATTCGCTCATGGCGCGCGCAATAA